In Nitrosopumilus sp., one genomic interval encodes:
- a CDS encoding antibiotic biosynthesis monooxygenase, producing MFVMIADIQLKDGAEEDFKKWFAESNKVLSGFPGFISRKFLKSSDGSYRILVEHESKETFIKMHQSPEHEKIHPTGHSFMSADPQRKTYTVAAE from the coding sequence ATGTTTGTAATGATTGCAGATATTCAACTCAAAGATGGGGCTGAAGAAGATTTCAAAAAATGGTTTGCAGAATCAAACAAAGTTTTGTCTGGTTTTCCAGGATTCATTTCAAGAAAATTCTTAAAATCTTCTGACGGAAGTTATAGAATTTTGGTAGAGCATGAGAGTAAAGAGACTTTCATCAAAATGCATCAAAGTCCTGAACATGAAAAAATTCATCCAACTGGACATTCTTTTATGAGTGCTGATCCTCAAAGAAAAACATACACCGTAGCTGCTGAATAA
- a CDS encoding bifunctional 5,10-methylenetetrahydrofolate dehydrogenase/5,10-methenyltetrahydrofolate cyclohydrolase, translated as MVGVKIDGKIIAQSVKERVKKATEELKNQGIMPCLATVLVGDNPASATYVRNKHKACEEVGIITKDHKLDANITQSDLTKIIDELNADNSVHGILVQLPLPNQLDEFATISRISPLKDVDGLTPHNAGLLGMKKAALVACTPSGVMEMFDYHNIDLEGKNVVLINRSNLVGKPLYHLLLEKNATVQTCHSKTKNLTELCQAADIIITAVGDRTKFKLTSEMIKEGAVVIDVAISRFQEKLVGDADYDEIIQKASFASPVPGGVGPMTVAMLLKNTITAASLSSQIGK; from the coding sequence ATGGTAGGAGTAAAAATAGATGGTAAAATCATTGCCCAATCAGTCAAAGAAAGAGTCAAAAAAGCCACAGAGGAGTTAAAAAATCAAGGAATAATGCCTTGTTTAGCCACAGTTTTGGTGGGAGACAATCCAGCTTCTGCAACATATGTGAGAAACAAACACAAAGCATGTGAAGAAGTAGGAATAATAACTAAAGATCATAAACTAGATGCAAATATCACACAGTCAGATTTAACAAAAATTATTGATGAGTTAAATGCAGATAACTCAGTACATGGAATTTTGGTTCAATTACCACTACCAAATCAATTAGATGAGTTTGCAACCATTTCAAGAATTTCACCTCTAAAAGACGTTGATGGTCTAACTCCACATAATGCAGGATTGCTCGGAATGAAAAAAGCAGCACTTGTTGCATGTACTCCATCAGGAGTAATGGAAATGTTTGACTATCACAATATTGATTTGGAAGGAAAAAACGTAGTTTTGATAAACAGAAGTAATCTTGTGGGAAAGCCACTATATCATTTGTTACTAGAAAAAAATGCGACAGTTCAAACATGTCATTCAAAAACCAAAAATCTAACTGAATTATGTCAAGCAGCAGATATCATAATTACAGCAGTCGGAGATAGAACCAAATTCAAATTGACATCTGAAATGATAAAAGAAGGAGCAGTGGTAATTGATGTAGCAATTTCAAGATTTCAAGAAAAATTGGTAGGAGATGCAGATTATGATGAGATTATTCAAAAGGCATCTTTTGCATCGCCAGTTCCAGGGGGAGTTGGACCTATGACAGTTGCAATGCTGTTAAAAAATACAATCACAGCAGCGTCATTGAGTAGTCAAATTGGAAAATAA
- a CDS encoding cupin domain-containing protein: MKLEYDLDTYLKKIKNSSSYFHTFINKYSLAAGILVLKPGEEDTQTPHDSDEVYYIISGNGFLRIKDKDYKVSKDKLFFVAKDVEHFFHGNTKELKVLYFFGGPDS; encoded by the coding sequence TTGAAACTAGAGTATGATTTAGATACATATCTCAAAAAAATCAAAAACAGTAGTTCTTATTTTCATACTTTTATAAATAAATATAGTTTAGCTGCAGGAATTTTAGTTTTAAAACCTGGAGAAGAAGATACTCAAACTCCTCATGATAGTGATGAAGTTTATTACATTATTTCCGGAAATGGATTTTTACGAATTAAAGATAAAGATTACAAAGTTTCAAAAGATAAACTATTTTTTGTAGCTAAAGATGTTGAACATTTTTTTCATGGAAATACAAAAGAACTCAAAGTATTGTATTTTTTTGGCGGCCCTGACTCTTAA